A genomic stretch from Megachile rotundata isolate GNS110a chromosome 1, iyMegRotu1, whole genome shotgun sequence includes:
- the LOC105662812 gene encoding uncharacterized protein LOC105662812 isoform X2: MNHHRIKKRKLRRKMETGVTCPVWPTPDNDVKESRRGCKGSTVRFPVPVSHSEALDMLEYSDASEDCVGSVMTKNEGRSSKEVIMSSGLKTKGEYKQDIVARPGVGGDVPVPPAPDDAARRNRGEGDICVTNEEDTNSVTNDDREAQSIGSQEKRRSSPRQLQGRICTGRRLSIRRKPRTARLRQVTYFNNDGDSTITTSTTSTIAVEELETEVAYEAEIARGTSVHDTPVVVADDEISGVRSKSKEGKSVGTAGAINATQADRDETLLPSPASLARALMEGTLEVLGCSAMLPNCSIEDIVSKLIEQMLILEKIASSSGYLESIHVKTIRERSRIFQMSFLHACMLLSSLDDVPRLQEKVRILQIQLRERTAELEAMRREAREMKQTILSYTEREEAEVQQLSHQTIKVEAPLLPPEEKRRTDFSKSPPESVNIKGKEKGEEEKSSSLFQLILEKINQLEITIAAMREELLKNREQTLSFQRKAETDPQSQIEDLESKKKQQKEEKVSNGTHREPTPPRRESIIQEDIRLKDEQEPLLVASSTAKSTAQAETTWKKVVGRKEARATKKEAASRSSSQSQATASKAAGGKQKVAKQKVAKPAPQSPKPPKTATVILTHGEVMIETKAKVNLSDAGITEVISEIVLEIPLEERAIKAEALARLLSKVFKESEATIVHPITYADFRISQMDDSVTSDEVATVVAATAGCSEKDLKVGTVKMGSDSLLAVLVRCPLPAANKIAAKKRITVGWSSSKIMILPPGNLLRCFRCIDDGPTRPIADVDKWFRWAVSVMYGCAMPQTKGDRRRTAYWWTDDIARLRSNCFAARRQYQRARRKSSSNETLEQQLLETYREKKKTMQEAIRGAKTRARNAFLESANHDPCCCPYKLVDTPS; encoded by the exons ATGAATCATCAtcgtataaaaaaaagaaaattgagaaGAAAAATGGAGACTGGGGTGACGTGCCCAGTTTGGCCGACACCAGACAATGACGTGAAGGAGTCGCGAAGGGGCTGTAAGGGGAGCACGGTGCGCTTCCCCGTTCCAGTTTCCCACAGCGAAGCGTTGGATATGTTAGAATACAGCGACGCATCAGAAGATTGCGTAGGCTCAGTCATGACGAAAAACGAAGGTCGTTCTTCTAAAGAGGTAATCATGTCATCTGGCCTCAAAACTAAGGGGGAGTATAAACAAGATATTGTTGCGCGCCCGGGAGTAGGGGGAGATGTCCCGGTTCCCCCGGCCCCGGATGACGCTGCGAGGAGGAATCGTGGGGAAGGAGATATCTGTGTCACCAATGAGGAGGATACCAATTCTGTAACTAATGATGATCGAGAGGCCCAGTCAATTGGCTCACAGGAGAAACGACGATCTTCTCCTAGACAGCTACAAGGGAGAATTTGTACAGGGCGTAGGTTATCTATTAGACGTAAGCCTAGGACGGCCAGACTACGACAGGTGACATACTTCAACAACGACGGTGATTCAACAATAACGACATCCACTACTTCGACGATAGCGGTGGAAGAGCTGGAAACTGAGGTAGCATATGAGGCAGAGATCGCAAGGGGTACGTCCGTTCATGATACACCAGTAGTTGTGGCGGATGATGAGATAAGTGGGGTGAGGAGTAAAAGTAAGGAAGGGAAGTCTGTTGGCACGGCAGGAGCAATTAATGCAACCCAGGCCGATCGCGACGAGACACTACTGCCGAGTCCTGCTTCTCTGGCACGCGCACTAATGGAAGGCACGCTGGAAGTACTAGGCTGCAGCGCGATGTTGCCTAACTGCTCAATTGAGGATATTGTGAGCAAGTTGATCGAGCAGATGCTCATCCTAGAAAAGATCGCATCAAGCTCGGGGTATCTCGAAAGCATACATGTAAAGACGATAAGGGAGAGGAGCCGCATTTTTCAAATGTCGTTCCTGCATGCCTGTATGCTGCTCTCATCTTTGGACGATGTACCTCGATTGCAGGAGAAGGTGAGAATACTTCAAATCCAGCTGAGGGAACGCACCGCCGAGTTGGAGGCTATGAGGAGGGAGGCGAGGGAAATGAAGCAAACGATCCTTAGCTACACAGAACGTGAAGAAGCAGAGGTACAACAACTATCGCATCAGACGATAAAAGTGGAAGCGCCGCTGCTTCCTCCTGAAGAAAAGAGAAGGACAGatttctccaaatctccccCAGAGTCAGTGAACATTAAAGGAAAGGAAAAGGGAGAAGAGGAGAAGTCTTCAAGTCTCTTCCAGCTCATTCTGGAAAAGATTAATCAGTTGGAAATTACGATCGCGGCCATGCGGGAAGAGCTCTTAAAAAACCGGGAACAAACTCTCTCCTTCCAGAGGAAGGCGGAAACTGACCCACAGAGCCAAATAGAGGACCTTGAGAGCAAAAAGAAACAACAGAAGGAGGAGAAAGTTTCGAACGGTACCCACAGGGAGCCCACTCCTCCTCGACGGGAATCCATCATCCAGGAGGACATAAGGTTGAAGGATGAACAAGAGCCTTTACTAGTGGCCTCCTCCACCGCTAAGTCTACAGCTCAGGCGGAAACGACTTGGAAGAAGGTGGTAGGTAGAAAGGAGGCCCGGGCCACCAAGAAAGAGGCAGCATCGAGGTCTTCGTCGCAATCCCAGGCGACAGCAAGCAAGGCAGCTGGTGGAAAGCAGAAGGTAGCAAAGCAAAAGGTAGCAAAGCCTGCTCCCCAGTCGCCGAAACCGCCTAAGACTGCGACGGTCATATTGACACATGGTGAAGTAATGATTGAAACTAAAGCGAAGGTTAATCTTTCTGACGCGGGTATCACGGAAGTCATTAGTGAGATAGTCTTAGAAATCCCCTTAGAAGAGCGGGCAATCAAAGCGGAGGCATTAGCTAGGCTCCTTAGCAAGGTGTTTAAAGAGTCTGAAGCAACAATCGTCCATCCCATTACGTATGCAGATTTCCGCATCTCGCAGATGGATGACTCTGTGACCTCAGACGAGGTGGCGACAGTGGTGGCAGCGACAGCAGGCTGCTCAGAAAAGGATCTGAAGGTCGGTACAGTCAAGATGGGATCTGACAGTTTGCTGGCCGTATTGGTGCGATGTCCCCTGCCCGCCGCAAACAAGATAGCAGCTAAGAAAAGGATCACGGTGGGATGGAGCTCTTCGAAAATCATGATACTTCCCCCAGGGAATTTGCTACGTTGTTTCCGTTGCATAGACGATGGTCCAACTAGGCCAATTGCGGATGTGGACAAATGGTTTCGCTGGGCGGTATCTGTGATGTACGGCTGCGCTATGCCCCAGACCAAGGGAGACCGAAGACGAACAGCATACTGGTGGACGGATGATATTGCACGGTTGCGCAGTAATTGTTTCGCTGCTCGCCGCCAGTACCAACGTGCTCGTAGAAAAAGTAGCTCCAATGAAACATTGGAGCAACAGCTGCTGGAAACGTACCGAGAAAAGAAGAAGACCATGCAGGAAGCCATCCGTGGAGCCAAGACACGGGCTCGTAATGCCTTTCTCGAATCGGCGAACCATGATCCGTGTTGCTGTCCCTATAAATTG GTGGACACCCCGTCATAA
- the LOC105662812 gene encoding uncharacterized protein LOC105662812 isoform X1 translates to MNHHRIKKRKLRRKMETGVTCPVWPTPDNDVKESRRGCKGSTVRFPVPVSHSEALDMLEYSDASEDCVGSVMTKNEGRSSKEVIMSSGLKTKGEYKQDIVARPGVGGDVPVPPAPDDAARRNRGEGDICVTNEEDTNSVTNDDREAQSIGSQEKRRSSPRQLQGRICTGRRLSIRRKPRTARLRQVTYFNNDGDSTITTSTTSTIAVEELETEVAYEAEIARGTSVHDTPVVVADDEISGVRSKSKEGKSVGTAGAINATQADRDETLLPSPASLARALMEGTLEVLGCSAMLPNCSIEDIVSKLIEQMLILEKIASSSGYLESIHVKTIRERSRIFQMSFLHACMLLSSLDDVPRLQEKVRILQIQLRERTAELEAMRREAREMKQTILSYTEREEAEVQQLSHQTIKVEAPLLPPEEKRRTDFSKSPPESVNIKGKEKGEEEKSSSLFQLILEKINQLEITIAAMREELLKNREQTLSFQRKAETDPQSQIEDLESKKKQQKEEKVSNGTHREPTPPRRESIIQEDIRLKDEQEPLLVASSTAKSTAQAETTWKKVVGRKEARATKKEAASRSSSQSQATASKAAGGKQKVAKQKVAKPAPQSPKPPKTATVILTHGEVMIETKAKVNLSDAGITEVISEIVLEIPLEERAIKAEALARLLSKVFKESEATIVHPITYADFRISQMDDSVTSDEVATVVAATAGCSEKDLKVGTVKMGSDSLLAVLVRCPLPAANKIAAKKRITVGWSSSKIMILPPGNLLRCFRCIDDGPTRPIADVDKWFRWAVSVMYGCAMPQTKGDRRRTAYWWTDDIARLRSNCFAARRQYQRARRKSSSNETLEQQLLETYREKKKTMQEAIRGAKTRARNAFLESANHDPCCCPYKLVLHALRKC, encoded by the coding sequence ATGAATCATCAtcgtataaaaaaaagaaaattgagaaGAAAAATGGAGACTGGGGTGACGTGCCCAGTTTGGCCGACACCAGACAATGACGTGAAGGAGTCGCGAAGGGGCTGTAAGGGGAGCACGGTGCGCTTCCCCGTTCCAGTTTCCCACAGCGAAGCGTTGGATATGTTAGAATACAGCGACGCATCAGAAGATTGCGTAGGCTCAGTCATGACGAAAAACGAAGGTCGTTCTTCTAAAGAGGTAATCATGTCATCTGGCCTCAAAACTAAGGGGGAGTATAAACAAGATATTGTTGCGCGCCCGGGAGTAGGGGGAGATGTCCCGGTTCCCCCGGCCCCGGATGACGCTGCGAGGAGGAATCGTGGGGAAGGAGATATCTGTGTCACCAATGAGGAGGATACCAATTCTGTAACTAATGATGATCGAGAGGCCCAGTCAATTGGCTCACAGGAGAAACGACGATCTTCTCCTAGACAGCTACAAGGGAGAATTTGTACAGGGCGTAGGTTATCTATTAGACGTAAGCCTAGGACGGCCAGACTACGACAGGTGACATACTTCAACAACGACGGTGATTCAACAATAACGACATCCACTACTTCGACGATAGCGGTGGAAGAGCTGGAAACTGAGGTAGCATATGAGGCAGAGATCGCAAGGGGTACGTCCGTTCATGATACACCAGTAGTTGTGGCGGATGATGAGATAAGTGGGGTGAGGAGTAAAAGTAAGGAAGGGAAGTCTGTTGGCACGGCAGGAGCAATTAATGCAACCCAGGCCGATCGCGACGAGACACTACTGCCGAGTCCTGCTTCTCTGGCACGCGCACTAATGGAAGGCACGCTGGAAGTACTAGGCTGCAGCGCGATGTTGCCTAACTGCTCAATTGAGGATATTGTGAGCAAGTTGATCGAGCAGATGCTCATCCTAGAAAAGATCGCATCAAGCTCGGGGTATCTCGAAAGCATACATGTAAAGACGATAAGGGAGAGGAGCCGCATTTTTCAAATGTCGTTCCTGCATGCCTGTATGCTGCTCTCATCTTTGGACGATGTACCTCGATTGCAGGAGAAGGTGAGAATACTTCAAATCCAGCTGAGGGAACGCACCGCCGAGTTGGAGGCTATGAGGAGGGAGGCGAGGGAAATGAAGCAAACGATCCTTAGCTACACAGAACGTGAAGAAGCAGAGGTACAACAACTATCGCATCAGACGATAAAAGTGGAAGCGCCGCTGCTTCCTCCTGAAGAAAAGAGAAGGACAGatttctccaaatctccccCAGAGTCAGTGAACATTAAAGGAAAGGAAAAGGGAGAAGAGGAGAAGTCTTCAAGTCTCTTCCAGCTCATTCTGGAAAAGATTAATCAGTTGGAAATTACGATCGCGGCCATGCGGGAAGAGCTCTTAAAAAACCGGGAACAAACTCTCTCCTTCCAGAGGAAGGCGGAAACTGACCCACAGAGCCAAATAGAGGACCTTGAGAGCAAAAAGAAACAACAGAAGGAGGAGAAAGTTTCGAACGGTACCCACAGGGAGCCCACTCCTCCTCGACGGGAATCCATCATCCAGGAGGACATAAGGTTGAAGGATGAACAAGAGCCTTTACTAGTGGCCTCCTCCACCGCTAAGTCTACAGCTCAGGCGGAAACGACTTGGAAGAAGGTGGTAGGTAGAAAGGAGGCCCGGGCCACCAAGAAAGAGGCAGCATCGAGGTCTTCGTCGCAATCCCAGGCGACAGCAAGCAAGGCAGCTGGTGGAAAGCAGAAGGTAGCAAAGCAAAAGGTAGCAAAGCCTGCTCCCCAGTCGCCGAAACCGCCTAAGACTGCGACGGTCATATTGACACATGGTGAAGTAATGATTGAAACTAAAGCGAAGGTTAATCTTTCTGACGCGGGTATCACGGAAGTCATTAGTGAGATAGTCTTAGAAATCCCCTTAGAAGAGCGGGCAATCAAAGCGGAGGCATTAGCTAGGCTCCTTAGCAAGGTGTTTAAAGAGTCTGAAGCAACAATCGTCCATCCCATTACGTATGCAGATTTCCGCATCTCGCAGATGGATGACTCTGTGACCTCAGACGAGGTGGCGACAGTGGTGGCAGCGACAGCAGGCTGCTCAGAAAAGGATCTGAAGGTCGGTACAGTCAAGATGGGATCTGACAGTTTGCTGGCCGTATTGGTGCGATGTCCCCTGCCCGCCGCAAACAAGATAGCAGCTAAGAAAAGGATCACGGTGGGATGGAGCTCTTCGAAAATCATGATACTTCCCCCAGGGAATTTGCTACGTTGTTTCCGTTGCATAGACGATGGTCCAACTAGGCCAATTGCGGATGTGGACAAATGGTTTCGCTGGGCGGTATCTGTGATGTACGGCTGCGCTATGCCCCAGACCAAGGGAGACCGAAGACGAACAGCATACTGGTGGACGGATGATATTGCACGGTTGCGCAGTAATTGTTTCGCTGCTCGCCGCCAGTACCAACGTGCTCGTAGAAAAAGTAGCTCCAATGAAACATTGGAGCAACAGCTGCTGGAAACGTACCGAGAAAAGAAGAAGACCATGCAGGAAGCCATCCGTGGAGCCAAGACACGGGCTCGTAATGCCTTTCTCGAATCGGCGAACCATGATCCGTGTTGCTGTCCCTATAAATTGGTATTACATGCTCTTAGAAAGTGCTAA